One part of the Rhodococcus oxybenzonivorans genome encodes these proteins:
- the hxlB gene encoding 6-phospho-3-hexuloisomerase, whose product MTVTVEQTRTRFSDGRRIVLAENERLLNSVAAEQWDRAGSLITSARAVFVIGNGRSGLAVQMAAMRLMHLGLRVHVAGEVTAPAIGTGDVLIAVSGSGTTASVVGAADTAKKVGASLLAVTTASDSPLARRADEVLVLPAADKQDHSATITRQYAGSLFEQSVLLAFDALFQALWDNEDQTAERLWERHANIG is encoded by the coding sequence ATGACCGTCACCGTCGAGCAGACACGCACACGGTTCAGTGACGGGCGCCGCATCGTGCTCGCCGAGAACGAGCGGCTGCTCAATTCCGTTGCTGCGGAACAATGGGACCGCGCCGGCTCGCTGATCACCTCCGCTCGGGCGGTGTTCGTGATCGGCAACGGACGCAGCGGCCTGGCCGTGCAGATGGCAGCCATGCGGCTGATGCACCTCGGCCTGCGCGTGCACGTCGCCGGTGAGGTCACCGCCCCCGCGATCGGCACCGGTGACGTACTGATCGCCGTGTCAGGGTCGGGTACTACCGCATCGGTGGTCGGCGCCGCCGACACCGCGAAGAAGGTGGGGGCCTCGCTCCTGGCCGTCACCACCGCATCCGACTCGCCGCTCGCCCGGCGTGCCGACGAGGTGCTGGTCTTGCCGGCGGCCGACAAGCAGGACCACAGCGCGACTATCACCCGCCAATACGCGGGCAGCCTGTTCGAGCAGTCCGTGCTCCTCGCGTTCGACGCACTGTTCCAGGCGCTGTGGGACAACGAAGACCAGACCGCCGAGCGGCTGTGGGAACGCCACGCCAACATCGGCTGA
- the hxlA gene encoding 3-hexulose-6-phosphate synthase, whose translation MTKLQVAVDLLTTADALALTHKVAPYVDIIELGTPLIKSAGLSAISAIKAAHPDKEVFADLKTADAGFLEADLAFSAGADLVTVLGAAGDATIKGAVEAGQKHGKKVVADLIGVENRVERAREIAKLGVAFVEIHAGLDEQAQPGYSIQTLLDDGKIAGVPFSVAGGVKVDTIAAVRDAGADVAVAGGAIYSAEDPAAAAKALKDALTK comes from the coding sequence ATGACGAAGCTGCAGGTTGCAGTCGATCTGCTCACCACTGCTGACGCGCTGGCGCTGACCCACAAGGTGGCCCCGTACGTCGACATCATCGAACTCGGCACCCCGCTGATCAAGAGCGCCGGCCTCAGTGCCATCAGCGCGATCAAGGCGGCGCACCCGGACAAGGAGGTCTTCGCCGACCTCAAGACCGCCGACGCCGGCTTTCTCGAGGCCGACCTGGCGTTCTCTGCCGGCGCCGACCTGGTCACCGTCCTCGGTGCCGCCGGTGATGCCACCATCAAGGGTGCGGTCGAAGCGGGTCAGAAGCACGGGAAGAAGGTCGTCGCGGACCTGATCGGCGTCGAGAACCGTGTCGAGCGCGCCCGTGAGATCGCCAAGCTCGGTGTCGCGTTCGTCGAGATTCACGCCGGTCTCGACGAGCAGGCCCAGCCCGGATATTCCATCCAGACCCTCCTCGACGACGGCAAGATCGCCGGTGTCCCGTTCTCCGTCGCCGGTGGTGTGAAGGTCGACACCATCGCCGCCGTCCGTGACGCCGGTGCCGACGTCGCCGTCGCCGGCGGCGCCATCTACAGCGCCGAGGACCCGGCCGCGGCCGCGAAGGCGCTCAAGGACGCCCTCACCAAGTAG
- the zwf gene encoding glucose-6-phosphate dehydrogenase — protein sequence MTVSEVQERNPLAGGPGVVGEALIGNTGQVAEPASMVIFGVTGDLSRKKLIPAIYDLAHSGQLPPDFDLIGFARNTTDVKARLRESVREHARTPFDPVVWDELAERIDLVQGSFDDTAAFARLAARLAELDVRRGKPGNYVFYLSVSPSAFEAVCDQLAITGLNRTAHGWRRVVVEKPFGHDLASSQALGAALERVFPPSSIYRIDHYLGKETVQNILALRFANGMFEPLWNNRHIDHVQITMAESVGVAGRAGYYDGVGAARDVIQNHLLQLLALIAMEEPVAFDADSIAAEKIKVLSATELLGPLAETSARGQYGAGIENGVPVAGLVDEAGFPADSATETFAALTVGVATRRWAGVPFFIRTGKRLARRTTEVAVTFRPPAHGSPAARAAAVSNVLVFRVQPDDGIELHIGAKRPGDGMHIQPVSLGMDFRSVFDPAPEAYERLICDVLRGDATLFPRREEVEWSWRVIDPLLDYWAGVGRPDNYLSGTSGPESADRMLSRSGRAWRSLRPDRAGRLGEVGPIEGFGPTSLADRS from the coding sequence GTGACCGTATCTGAAGTGCAGGAGCGAAACCCGCTGGCAGGCGGCCCAGGCGTTGTCGGCGAGGCATTGATCGGCAACACCGGTCAGGTCGCAGAGCCGGCGTCGATGGTGATCTTCGGGGTCACCGGTGATCTCTCGCGCAAGAAGCTGATCCCGGCCATCTACGACCTCGCGCACAGTGGTCAGCTGCCGCCGGACTTCGATCTCATCGGGTTTGCCCGGAACACCACGGATGTCAAAGCCCGCCTTCGCGAGTCCGTGAGGGAACACGCGCGTACACCGTTCGATCCGGTGGTGTGGGACGAGCTGGCCGAGCGTATCGACCTGGTACAGGGGTCGTTCGACGACACCGCGGCTTTCGCCCGGCTCGCCGCCCGGCTGGCCGAGCTCGATGTCCGCCGCGGCAAACCGGGCAACTACGTGTTCTACCTGTCGGTTTCGCCCTCGGCGTTCGAGGCGGTCTGCGACCAACTTGCGATCACCGGACTGAACCGGACTGCGCACGGCTGGCGCCGGGTAGTGGTGGAGAAACCGTTCGGGCACGACCTGGCCAGCTCGCAGGCCCTCGGTGCCGCACTGGAGAGGGTGTTTCCGCCGTCGTCGATCTACCGCATCGACCACTACCTGGGAAAGGAGACGGTGCAGAACATCCTCGCACTGCGCTTCGCTAACGGGATGTTCGAGCCGTTGTGGAACAATCGGCACATCGACCATGTGCAGATCACCATGGCCGAGAGTGTCGGAGTGGCCGGGCGTGCCGGGTACTACGACGGTGTCGGTGCCGCCCGCGATGTCATCCAGAATCACCTGCTGCAACTCTTGGCGTTGATCGCGATGGAAGAACCGGTCGCGTTCGACGCCGACAGCATCGCCGCCGAGAAGATCAAGGTCCTCTCTGCCACCGAGCTCCTCGGCCCACTGGCGGAGACCTCGGCTCGCGGCCAGTACGGTGCGGGTATCGAGAACGGTGTTCCCGTAGCAGGATTGGTTGACGAGGCGGGATTCCCCGCCGACTCGGCGACCGAAACCTTCGCGGCACTGACGGTCGGTGTCGCGACCCGCCGATGGGCCGGCGTTCCGTTCTTCATCCGTACCGGAAAACGCCTCGCTCGGCGGACGACTGAGGTTGCAGTGACCTTCAGACCGCCCGCTCACGGTTCACCGGCCGCGCGAGCTGCTGCGGTGTCCAATGTGCTCGTCTTCCGGGTACAACCGGACGACGGCATCGAACTCCACATCGGCGCCAAGCGCCCCGGCGACGGCATGCACATTCAGCCGGTCAGCCTCGGGATGGATTTCCGGTCGGTGTTCGACCCGGCCCCGGAGGCCTACGAACGGCTGATCTGCGACGTGCTGCGTGGAGACGCCACACTCTTTCCTCGCCGGGAAGAGGTCGAATGGTCCTGGCGGGTCATCGATCCCCTTCTCGACTATTGGGCCGGTGTCGGTCGGCCGGACAACTATCTCTCCGGGACGTCCGGCCCGGAGTCGGCGGATCGGATGCTCAGCCGGTCCGGCCGTGCGTGGCGGTCGCTCCGACCCGATAGGGCAGGGAGGCTCGGCGAGGTGGGACCGATCGAGGGGTTCGGTCCCACCTCGCTAGCGGACAGAAGCTGA